ATGAAGCGCAACTCGTGCGGCAAGTCGCTCGACATCGCCCGCGTGGCGCGCGACATGCTGGGCGGCAACGGCATCTCGGACGAGTTCGGCGTGATCCGCCACGTGGTCAACCTCGAGGTGGTCAACACCTACGAAGGCACGCACGACATCCACGCGCTGATCCTGGGCCGCGCCCAGACCGGCCTGCAGGCCTTCTTCTGATCGCCGAATAAAAAAGCCCGGCGATGAAGCCGGGCCAAGCACACTACCAAGGAGACGACGAGGCTGCCCTCGTCGATACAACACCTGCCTTGCATACGGCCCCGCCTCTGGCGGGGCCGTATGCATTGGGCTGCCGCGAGGCGGGATCGCCGCGACGCAACGCCATGTTTCATGGTGGAACCAGAGTAACCGGATTGATATCCAACCCAAACGAATATAAAGTCACTACAAAATCACTCGCAGTCATATAGACATTCTCTGACATCCGTCACGCCCGCTTTCGTGCATGCTGGCAATACTTGAAGCGTCGATAGCGCAGCGAACCCTGCTTCCAGCCGTGTTCCCGGCGCGTTGCCTTGAAAGGGCGACGTGTCGCCACATATGCTAGGTATCAGACTAAGTATCAGACCGACAAATGCCGTTAGCCTCGGAGCGTAGAAAATGTCAGAATCCGCACAAACCGAACCAACCGCCCGCAAACAGGAGAAACTGATGAGCGATGTCAAGACCGTGCTGTCCGACGCCGAGGAACTGCTGAAGCAAGCCGCCTCGACCACCGGGGAAAAGGCCGCCGAACTGCGCGAGCGTGGCATGGGCCTGCTCAAGCAAGCCAAGGAAAAGGCCCAGGACCTGCAAGACGCCGTCGTCACCAAGAGCAAGGCCGCAGCGCGCGCCACCGACGACTACGTGCACGACCACCCGTGGCGCGCGGTGGGCGTGGCAGCCGGCGTGGGCCTGCTGATCGGTCTGCTGCTCAACCGCAAGTAAGCACTGCAAAGCCGGCGCGGCCCGCCAGGGCTGCGCCATCGCGGCAACCCGCGCGGCGGGTTGCCAATGGCCGGGGCGCCCGGTGTGCCGGTAATGCTGTCGCGGTTGGCCTGTCATGGCCGACCGGTCGTTGCCGATACAACCTGGCGCCGTCATCCGGCCCCGCCAGTAGGATAGGTGCGTACGGCCATGCCGGCGCACCGCTCTTTCACGCCGGAGCCGCATGAGCGAAGCCACCCCTTCCCCCAAGTTCCTCGACGCCGTGCGCAACCTCGCCGGCTCGCTCGTGGCAATGGTGCAGACGCGCGTGGAGCTTGCCAGCGTGGAGCTGGCCGAGGAGCGCACGCGCTTGCTGAAGGTCGCCCTGCTGGCCTTGTTCGGGCTGGCGTTCTTCGGGCTGGGCCTGGTCACGCTGACCGCGCTGATCGCGATCCTGTTCTGGGACACCTACCGCTGGCAGGCGCTGGGCGCGCTGACGGTGCTCTACCTGGCGCTGTGCGCTGCCTGCCTGGCGTATGCCCGCAGCGTGCTGCGCAACGCGCCGCCGATGCTGGAAGCCACCCTCGCCGAAATCGACAAAGACCGGGAGATCCTGCGCCGATGAGCACCCTCGACCCTGACGACGCCACGCCCGCGCGCGAACGCGGCGAATACCCGCGCGCGCCCCGGTTCACGCAAGAGGTGCGCCTGCCGCTGGCGGTGCGCAAGGAACTGCTGCTGACCCGCGCCGCCCTCGAACGCCACGATTGCCGGCAGGCGCTGCACGCTGTGCGCGGCGGCGTGCACCGCCTGGGCACCGTCAGTGCCTGGCTACCGCGGATCGCGCGGCCGGGCTCGTGGATGAAGGTGGTCGGGCTGACCAAGGACTACCCGATGCTCAGCACCGCGGTAACGCTGGCGCTGCCGCTGGTCAGG
This Cupriavidus nantongensis DNA region includes the following protein-coding sequences:
- a CDS encoding DUF3318 domain-containing protein, which encodes MSTLDPDDATPARERGEYPRAPRFTQEVRLPLAVRKELLLTRAALERHDCRQALHAVRGGVHRLGTVSAWLPRIARPGSWMKVVGLTKDYPMLSTAVTLALPLVRRVPVLRLTWKLSKLGLVAGAAYWAYNTWREAKGQAVPPANVPTPAPAGTPPAADTGFRDPLIP
- a CDS encoding phage holin family protein yields the protein MSEATPSPKFLDAVRNLAGSLVAMVQTRVELASVELAEERTRLLKVALLALFGLAFFGLGLVTLTALIAILFWDTYRWQALGALTVLYLALCAACLAYARSVLRNAPPMLEATLAEIDKDREILRR
- a CDS encoding DUF883 family protein, producing MSESAQTEPTARKQEKLMSDVKTVLSDAEELLKQAASTTGEKAAELRERGMGLLKQAKEKAQDLQDAVVTKSKAAARATDDYVHDHPWRAVGVAAGVGLLIGLLLNRK